DNA sequence from the Manihot esculenta cultivar AM560-2 chromosome 11, M.esculenta_v8, whole genome shotgun sequence genome:
gtgagttttttttttttttaatcacttGTGCGCTTTGTGTATTATTGAATTGGCACGATATTAGCATTTTTAATCTTGTTCTTGTAGTTTCCTTGTATGAGATTTTGCTCAATCTCTGGGTTGGTGCAAATTGTTTTTTTCATTTGGATAGAGAGTTAGCTTTTAAAAAACTCGTATATggtgttttttttgttttaccTGAGTTTGACATCTGGATATTGCTGGATGCGTGCCATTATTTGCAACTTTATTGCCAAACTAATTGCTTTTGATATTTGAGAAGCTATTTTGTTATGTTTCTGTTTGGTTTTTTGCTATTTGTCCTCTCGCCTCCtctctctcttttccttttcttcagctAGTGTAACGAAAATTGACTGGGAGGCTAATTGTTTGACATCACAGGCTTAGGTATTGATCTGTGCAACTTCTGTGAGTAGTTCATTCATTTCTTCTTATTGATTTTTCCTTCAGAGTGTTACTGACTTGGTCTTAAATCTTAATATCAATTAGCATTACCCAAATGAACCTTAGTGGCGTCCATGATCTGGTTTGTTTTCCTTGATTAATGGTTGTGTTATGATGaatttgtaatatatttattttgttttagtaTATCTAAATTTCCTAATTCAGATTTGTTATTTGGGTATTGTGCCTTTATTGTTAAACGGATTTGGAACTAGTACgggtattaaaattaaaatactaaacgggTTTGGAACATATTCGAGTCGGATTTGGAAACTCTCAGtttcgcgggtaccctacccgttgcgATCCCTAGTCTCGGCAAATTGAGCAATTGGGCGGTCGAATGATTTAAGAGAGAATGCATGGGCATCACTGCAATAAAACAATATCATAAATTCaatattaaagttttaattaatatcacaAGCAGTTTTGTATATATTTACGTTTTCATGAGTCACAGGTCATTTTGCCTCAATTCAGTTCAATTTCCTTTCTATTATTGCCCAGTAACAGCTCAAGTTGCCTAAAATGGCCCTTATTCTCAAAtcacaatattaatataaatgtaGCACGAGATCTTTCTCCTTGCAAAACACAAACACAAACACATGGCTCATCCTCAACAACTGGAAGCTCTCACCAAGGCTTTCTCATCAGGTTCCTTTTAACTTCATTCATTCTTTTGCTTCTCTCTATTTAGATAATGCCTATATCACAAATATTCATTTTCTTTGCTTCTTCCTTGTTTTGTACTCAACTATTcacatcctttttttttttttcctcatacACAACGAACCAGAATTAAGAGCTGACCAAATTCTCCTTTCTCCTTCTGTGTAACAGGACTAGGAGTTGATGAGAAGTCATTAATATCAATTTTGGGAAAATCACATCCTCAACATAGGACAACACTCAGAAAGTCAAGTCCTCACTTGTTCATTGAAGATGAACGCTCATTTGAACGCTGGGATGATCACCGTATTAATCTTCTCAGGCATGAATTTGCGCGATTTGAGGTATCCTCTCTGTTTTCCTTTTTAGCAGATTTCACTACCATCTAAATCTGGCGatctttttcttaaaatattaaaaaggcTAACTACAACGGTTCCTGAAGATGACTATTATTACCAAAATTATAACTCTAACTCTTTATGATTGTTTAGAATGCCGTGGTGCTATGGGCCATGCATCCCTGGGAAAGAGATGCTCGTTTCGTTTACGAGGCCTTGAGGCTTGGTCCACAATCTTATGGTGTTATTGTAGAGATTGCATGCACCAGATCATCAGAACAACTGTTGGGAGCAAGGAAAGCCTACCATTCCCTCTATGATCACTCCATTGAAGAGGATGTTGCCACACATATCACTGGCAGTGAGCGCAAGGTACTGTATATACATCCTCGGTAACATTATGAGCCCAAAAGGCCTAATATGCAGCATGAAAAGGATCTGATGGATATGGTTTTTCTTTATGAGCAGCTGCTGGTAGCACTGATGAGTGCCTATAGGTATGAAGGGCCAAAGGTTAGGGAAGATGCTGCAAAGTCTGAAGCAAAACTAATTGCTAATGCTATTGAGAATGGCGAGAAGAAGAATCCTATTGAGGATGATGAGTTGATACGAATACTAACAACAAGAAGCAAGCCCCATCTCAAGGCTATTTACAAACACTACAAAGAAGTTTCTGGCAGAAGCATCAATGAGGTATGAGATGAATGCGGTTCTAGTTTATATGAAACTAACATGATAAATTATTTCTAGATGCTAGTAGGGCTCTAGATATGAGATTTAATTCTTCCTGATGCTTTCTTCAGGATCTTGACGCTGCTGACTTGATCTTAAAGGAGACAGTTGAATGCTTGTGTACCCCTCACCCATATTTCAGCAAGGTAAGATATACAATGCCCCTGCCAAATTCTAAAGACACTCagtttcaaaataaattattttcatgtattgcatataaattattttaggtaGTAGATGAGGCAATGAGAAAGGAATCGGATCACAACACTAAAAAGGCATTAACAAGAGTAATTGTAAGCAGAGCAGATGTAGATATGAAGGAGATTAAAGAAGAGTACAATAGCTTATATGGAGTTCCCCTAACCCAGAAAATTGAAGACAATGCAAATGGGAACTATAAggatttcttgctttctttgaTAACAAGAGACGAATTATAAGAGAAATTGAGAGGAATGATTTGATGAATTTGTTATTCCTTTACTCTCTGTTTCATGAAATGCTGTCTTGTGTTTGTATCAATTGAGTTTAAAAAGAAgcctgaataaattaaaattcttcTTTCTGCTCTTAAATTTTAGATCATTCAAAGCAGCTATATTAGGTCCTAAGAGAATGAAGAAAATGAAGGCATATGAGTATGTGCACAAGTAATGGGAGAAAAAGATTATCTGCATACCAGATCTGACAGAAAAGAAAGCGTACATTAGATTTCTTTAGCCTGGCTTAAACCAGATGATATATAGTTTCACAAAGCATTcgatcttttcttcttttttttggcAAGTCCACAAAAGgctttcaaaattcaaagaataaataaatcaatcatTCAAGTTTTACAAATAAGTCAAATAAGTCTTTGTTACGTAAATAAACACTTCAAAATTTAAGAACAGATAAATAAGTTACATCCTTATATTAATATCTTTTGTTTATGTTCAAGGCTCATTCAACTCATCTTTTTATTACTAATATCTTTTTGTGATTCTTCTTCATATTCTTCCCAAATAACACTTAAGACTGAATCCTAATTGATTAATATGCTAGATTTTAAATGCTTCTTTCTGCTAATGTAATCTCTTAATTTACGGTCTAAAATTTGTTTCTCCTTTATATTAAATAGATAAAGCACCAACTTTTACCAACATGTTCCACAAGGCAACTTCTTCGAGAAATTCTGCATTCAAGATAGCATAAAAAAGGATACAAATTGTCTCACACCAGATCAGCACATGCAAAATGAAGGCTCACAAAACCCTTATTTTTTCAGATTTAAAAACTCTGAAATGCTTAAGCTAATAATCTCAATCCTGCTTTCCAAGCAGAGCAAGGAGGAAAGCCTTGTAATCCCCAGAAGTCTCCTTGGCCACTGCTTGATCAAGGGGCACACTGTTCCTCTTGTAGTAAAGCTCCTTGATATGCAGCAAGTCCTTCTCAGCCCTTGTCACTATCACACGAGTAATTGCATCCTCATCAGTCCCAAACTTTCTGATTGCATTCCGCAAAACCTATAGCACAGAAGAAAACAACTACAGTCAGATTGAATTCCATAACAAATTAAAGAGTTTCCAACTCTATAGCGTTTCACCTTCTCATAGTACTTAAGAGGTTCGTTGATGCATCGAATGGCTATGCGAAGCAATCTCTTGTACTCATTCTCAGCATGCTCACCCAACAAAGCCTATTAACACAGAAAAAGATCATAAATGTGCCTTTGGATGCAATATAGACTTATGGGTACCAAGTCTACCTTAAATAGAAGCAGAGTACTTGGAAGCTATGTAAATTTTTGTCTCCAATCTATACCTTAGTGATGGAAGTTCCCTGATCATCTTTGAAGCCATTGAAAGTAGCCATGAGTTGTGCCTTGCTCCTTGTAGTCAAGATCCTAATAACTTCATCATGATTATATTTCTTGTCTTTAATCGCATCCTGAAGAATATCAGCTTCCGATTTGGCCAATCTTGCATTTATATCAGCACCTTCATACCTATAAGCTGTAACCAACCCAACCAAGAGCTGGAAAGTAACCATAATAAACCATTAGGATCAGTAAGTAACCGATATAGAAACACAGATATATGCATCAATAGTAAGTAATTGACTTGCCTTCCTGACATCGCCGGTGGTATGAGCTGCCACATCTTCTTCCAATGAATGCTTGTAGCGAGCCTGGTAGGCCCTCCTCACAGCCAAGAGCTCCTCTGCGGATAGGACGCAAGCAATTTCAACGATCACATGATAATCAGAAGATTTCTTTACAGCCACATTAGCTAACACTGCTTCTCTGTCTTCTGGGTCCAATATCCATCTGTATATAGCTCTCTGTATTCAGAAATTCAATCAAAATCCATTAGCGTCACAGGCATATTATTGTTTAGCAAACAATCAAATTATGATACTGATCAAACCTCAAAATCTCCTTTTAGCTCAGATTCAAGACGTTTTACAAGTTCTTCTTGGTAAAGGTTCCAATAAGCTTGTCTGATTTGCTTCCTTTGAGTTGCGTTTCTATGAGCAAGAACTGAAATTACAGCCTTCTCATTGGTCCCCCATCCTATCAAATTTTAACAGCACAAAGAAAATACCAAATGTCAGTTTTTTCATCTCTTTTGTTTCCCCTTAATCATCTCCTGTACGATAGAAGCATTTTGCCACATAAGTGCGAAAGGGAAGGCATTGATCAAACAGAAAGATGGAGGGAGGATGGTCGACTACTAATCAGAGATCACAGAATCAAATAAACTCAAATAGGATCCCATTTATAAAAACACATAGCCCAGAAGATAATCAACTATATGAAATAATAAGATAtacacataaaatttaaaaagaaaaggaaaaaaaatggaaTATGTATAGATTAACCTTCACAAGCCTTTCTGAGAGTTTCAGCATCTTCTACAAAAGAAACATTTGCAGGGACAACAAGGGTAGACATGGTTTTAGCACAAAGAAACAATCTCCTTCTCTTTCTGGAAGAACTTGGATGTGAAAGAGTGGTGAATACAACTGCCTACTTATAGTCCAACGCTCTTACTCTACCCACTACAATAACGCCAGGAAAGATAGCTTTTACAtggaaattaaagaatttattaaTCAGGATTTGTTCACCTGCCTTGTACTGTTATATTTTATTGGattagaaataattaaaaatttgaaatgatTTTGTACACGAGGCGCTTAGGTACCGTCCCGAATTGCGTGCGAGTGAATGGTGAACACAAGCACGTGAAGGCCTGTCTGTCACTGAAACTCAATTTCTGTCTGGGCACTTTTTGAAGTTGCTGATTTCAGTGTGAAAGCAAGCAAAACTAGGTGTACTCCATCTTTATCATACTGTCgtgttataatttaatttttcctttcacttcttttttttctctgtCTGCGGGTTAGGTTTGAAACCTTTACCACTTACATAATAAGAAGATACCTTCatacttttcatttttttatttaaaaaaaaaagacttcaCTCATCACTGGTATGAATTGAGCCTAAAGTTCAAATAAAATCAGTCtagaatgaaattaaaattaattcacttagttattaaaaaatgaaatgtattcaaattaaataaaaaaaaataaaaggttcatctttatcttttttttcatttcaccTCATTCGATTCATCAATTGTAATTAATGGgatttaacttaattttttttaaaaaaaatcaatattattttcattaaatgaaattaaatctATTTCCAAATTAAtaccataaaatttaaaatatagaatCGATTCTTAGTGGATGAAAGCTCTATTTAttaataactaatttttttttaataaaaaaatataaattataagtatgtttaaaaagaaaaaacgaCACTTCATGCTGACGAATCATTCGCACTTTCCTCGTCTCTTCGATgatgattttaattaatataatttgtaTATATTATTAGTTACCATCTccaatttattattgttattattaataatcatgctaagaatgtgtAAAGTGGGGAAGAAGGGATTTCATGTCCTTTTGGTTTTCCAAAGATTTTATTTGATTGTGATATTAAAagtcattaattaataatttatgagCATAATTACCTTGTAAATATTCTTTAGTATTATGACAAGTGGAATAAAGGGTTATTTATAAAAGGAAAATTCATACAAACCCCAGGAATGGTATGGTATTGAAAGAAAAAGGGAAGATGATGTTTTGAATCATGTTGTACCTTTAAAAGCCTGGCGGAGGGATTCGGCATCTTCAGCGGGGACATGGTTGGCAGGGGCAACGAGGGTTCCCATTTTTATTGTTTTCTCCACTTAATTTCCTATAGAGAGGActgaggagaggagaggagattATTATGTATAACCattgtatttataattaaaaactgTGCTGTTTTGCTTAATAATTATCATAATCAACATAGAAATTAACGTCATGACTCATACACCTACCTTTGCtggattttgaatgaaaacgaCTTATGACCATCTTTGATAAAGTTGAGTTGAATGTGCGGAGTAATGTCGTATTATGGCTGCATACTGCAAACGTGTCTTCGGGATTCTCTTTGGCCTGCTTTCTTTTTATCTTAGTTTCAGAAATGTGGTTGTCCTAATGCTCGTGTCATCATCTACCATGCCCCAAATGCAAGTAATGCTCCATTAAACTCCCTATTCCTTGTGGGCGTAAATATTTTGATATGCAATTGGTATTAGCTTTCTGTTTCTAATTACTTTCTACATGCAACAGAGGAGAAACCCTAGCAGCTACAGCCAACAGGTGATTGATATTCTCTTGTGATTTTTCCATTTTCGTGTTAATAATACTAACATTTCTGTATTCATGAAATTAAGATCTAAATTACTGAAATTCGATTCTACAAATTACGGTTCCAAATTTCTGAATATGTCAAAGTTTCTGTTCGATCAGATAAAATTTCTTAGTTTAGTTGTGTAAAATACCTTCCCTTAATGTTTGAACTACTTGTTACTATTGCTATAATTCAAAAGTTGTATTTGGGCTCGTAATTGCATAATCTTGATTGCCTTAATTATGattatttatcttatttttttctattatacatttatcctaatctgatgatatatccattctttttttatttttccctcTTTGCTAGAATgcatcaaaattataatttttgttcTTTAGTTTTAAAATTCTAATCATTTATATTCGTAAATTTTTAGTAGTCAAAACATGAGCTTATAGAAAAgttatcaaattaatatatgACTAAATTTCGATgtcagaattttaaatttttgacaAAATCTAcattgaaatttataatttcataacaaaaaattttaaaaagcgtaaaatggatttttataaaaataattttaagtattttgaaaaagtattttgaatatatatatatataaacactgAATTCAAGAATGAGTCTATTTCCTCTCCATTCTTAGTTCAGAAGGCAAATTTAACCCCAATTCTTATTTTCAACATGATTTTTATCAATATCCTTCTCTCTTTTAAGGAATTGATCTTTGTTTCGAAACTTTGATTGGAGTTTCAAGTTTTGGCAAGTATTGAAACCCTTTCATAAATCTTCCTCTCCCTCCTCCTTTCGAATCTTCCATTAGTATTGCTCTGTTAAGAGGTAAGTCTGATAGTTATAAACTGAGATTTCATATTGTTTTGAGTAGTTATTTTTGGATTTGCATGTAAAATTGAAGTTCTCACTTTTTATGTTTAGTCTTTGGATATTAAGAGTGTAGAGTCAATTGCATGTTATTGTTTTAGGGCTTTCTAGCTGATTAAGAATTCTTGAATTGATATGAAATGGTTTTTTAACTGTTGCATGCGGCTTTGGTTATGGTTTGAAGGCTATGGAGAAGAGGTAGAATTGAGTTCTCCATTGCAGAGGAATTCAAGTTtaaccgtcgaacctgcctgtaaAGGTTACGACCTTTGGCAGCCTAATCTGCTTTTGAAAGTTTGAACTTTCGAGTATGTAAGGAACTTTAGGCCACCAAACCTATAATCAAAGTCTTCTATCCAATTGATTCCAGTCTATTTTCTACGTATTTTCTTATATGCTTTTAGGTGTATCTTGGGATAGTTTTAAGAGTCATAAAAATTATGTTTAGCCCTTTATTTAAGTTCATCTATGTATGATCGGAGTTGGAAAACTATATAGACCAATAATAAGGTAACTGCTTTAAAGCaagatttatatttataagaCATTAGCAGAACTAAATTAAactctttatttaattaaattaatgttttaagtatgccCATACATTATGAATATTATGTATATAAATTGTTCTGCAttaaattcacaaatatgatgactgcatatataattattgttatgtatgaatattggatgactcaTTAACTTTCGATATTATGATATGAATGTTTATGTATGACGAATATTGAAGTCCTGGTCGAGATCCATTATACACCTTTAACACTTTGTAAGAGAAAAACCagttctacgcccctgacaatatgtatatgatatgtttaagaaaAAGTCCTGAGAAGCACCTATTGTGAGCCGAACACTATTTGATTTTATGAAGAGTTATTGGTGAAAAGTCCATCTtgttgtgatttgtttgtaTTATGACACATAAATACGagtatatgttttattaaactattgTGTGTCATGTTTCTATCCACTGGATTATAATAGTTTATCTCTTTCCCTTAACCTCAGGTTTATAAGATCGGAGTTAGTACGAGAGTTCAACAGTTTCATGAGTGTAGTACTTTGTGTGATAGTTTAATTGTGAACGTATAATGTTattatggtttagtattgtactTCAATCGAAAATTCTCTTTTGAACCCTTTTATTAATGATTTTAGTatgtaaaaagttttaatttcataatatatttgAATCAAATTATAGTATGTAATGATAACTATAATGTAGTATTTGATGAGAActctaatataaatttatattttgagtTATATATGTATGTACATTCTAATTTGATTCAggtaagaatatatatatatttttaagattatATTGTGATTATATCAAATATAAGATAATGTataataagaaatttttttcaaatcatgcataaaacaaAGATATTTTCACATCATGATCATATTTAACCCTTAAAGTGTTTAACATGACCACTTGCATTTTCCTGTATGCAAGGTATAatttatacaaaaataaaataaaatttttttagaaccgtataaaaaataattattaatattaaaaatagataaatttattgttttaagattatttttatttttaaataaatataaatatgaaaaaatatttgtacaaataattatttaagaaaaattacataaaattattgtaatgaaattatatattttttaaaaatttttattgattattttattaagttaTGAGTTAAAGCAATAGCAGTTACAGCAGTGATTTTGAGGAACAGAAAATGACAATTTTCCCATGATTGAATAGCCATTTTTCAAATCAATGTTATCAATTCGATAGCTAAATTGACTAACAATCTCATTTGAAGGAAAGTGCTTTCATTCAAAAGAGAAAATCAGGCTCTGTTATGATAAGCCTAATTGGCACATATAATCTGGTATAAGATGATGAGAATAAGCAAAGATTAGGAGAAGTTAAAGTACTCGAAAACTTTTTACACCTTGCGTCATGTAGAAGTATCAactagaaaaggaaaaagaaaaattctgtTTATGCATTTTTGAACGGTTAATAATCCTCCACCCATTTCTTTatggtataattttattttcaatttcaattttcctTTATGGTATcccattcaatttttaaatcgaatatttaaattttgagtttagtcactattatttaaaaatatgaattaacCTAATTACACAGCCAAATTAAatcgtttaatttaatttgatctggtcaattaaaaaaatagaattttcacTACCAAATTAAGAAACAGAAGAAACTCAATCGATAAGAGAAATTGCAAATCAAATTGTAAATTTCAAAATCATGACGCCTTGCAACATAGgtttaaaaacaaaattataatCACACATTTAAATGACAATAACAACGAAAACCTAAATCCATTCAACTAGTCTAAAACGAATTATAAATCACAAACTCCATTCTAATTTTCTGAGcagaaattaaaacaaaacaCAATATAAAACAATAACCTAACTGAAATCGGAACGAATACCACTAAAACTTTGCAAGAGGCTAGATTGAGCTGAGTTATGGAGGTCATCACCGGCATTTTAAAAGGTAGCGATAAATAAGCGTCGAGGACTCCATGGCCCAATGGATAAGGCGCTGGTCTACGGAACCAGAGATTCTGGGTTCGATCCCCAGTGGAGTCGCTTTTGTCTTTTTTATCTCTAGTGCCTGATTGCGCCACAAATAGGCATCAGCCTAACAATTTCTAAAATTCAAAACAATGATTCAACGTAACAGAAAATTAGGgctaaaaaacaaaattaaaatcatatgtTGAAAAGAAAACGTCAAAAAATCCTAAATCCATTCAACTAGTCCaaaacaaataatttaattacataCTTCACCCTAATTTTTTGCTCGTAACCAACACGGAACACAACATACAAATCAATAGCCTAAACTGCAATTGGAACGAATAACTCTACACTTGATAAATTTAAAGTGAGCAGAGAGGCAAGGTTGCCAGGAAGGGAAGGGAGTGGAGTGGAGGAGGCAGCGACACCAGAGGCAGGATGTGACAAAAATTGTAGGAAGAAATAAACAGACGTGGAGGACTCCATGGCCCAATGGATAAGGCGCTGGTCTACGGAACCAGAGATTCTGGGTTCGATCCCCAGTGGAGTCGATTTTTACTCTATTTTCCTCTTGTTCCATATATAGGAAAAAAGTCCGGTCAAATTACCATGCAGTTTAAAAACGTAAGAAGTCAGAATCAGGGACGGATCTCTACCCCATTTcatctttttattttcaatccAGCCCATttcctttaattaattttttaatttttaatgtatttaatatttaaaaaaattatacaatgaCGGCCTTAACTCCTTTTAAATTGGAATTTTAGGAAGAAAACATTTTAAACTGATGATGCATAAATGGATACATTTCCCATGATGCATTCAGTTAACATTGTACATTTTTCAGCGGAGCTCCATCCTCATAACTCTCAACTTCTCTACAATTTGTTCTCTAAATAAGGAGTCATCATAAATTTAGGTTGAATGAATTTAGGTTAGTTCTCTAAATAAGATTATCACGGTTATTCTCTAAATAAAACTACACTGATAGTGTATTAACCAAGTCAAATGCcattataaaaatagaataataattataattttttttatgagacTCTGagtttttttcataaataatttaataacaacattgatttaatttttttttcgagTTATGACGttatatatgaatttaaaagaataaaagagaatattaggtgaatttatttaataatctctctaatatttaaattaatagctgatatataataataataataatttatgagaTAAATTACTtgagtttaaaatataaataagatactcaattttataaactctcattatttattgtatttaaataaaattgagatAGAGTGTACTGTACATATGGAGTATGAACTCTCTTTTCGTGAGTTGGATTATGGAGATTTGATTTTGAGGTTGTGATCAACTCTTGCAAGCTGAAgatttagatttaattttaagtGTCAAATTCTTAAGAGATTTAATCGAATCCTTTTTATGTAGATTTAATTTTGGGTGTCAGAGTTCTTTAAAATTCAACCTTAAGTGTTGAATTCTTCAAAGATTTAGTAGTTTTGGTATAATATCTTTTTCTCTAAAATTCGACATTAAAAATTAGAgttgttattaaatttataaatattgatttttatatttttaaattacatttaTACGAGAGTATCGattatttctagttgaattttttttctccttaGATAATCAATCTTTGCTTTTCTCTAAAATTATACCAGTTGCATTGATCAACTttgtaaattcttttttttttttctcatacgACGGTCATCTTTTACTTAAAATTCAATTACTAAATTTCAGTTATAATAAAtcctattaaatataaaattaaaatataattgataaaataaaaaataataataaaattgaagcTATTAAATGTGATtattaagtatatatatatatttttaaataatttaatatgtttaaaaaatgaattctttagtatttaaattataaCCTCGCGACATTAGATAAATACTTGATTACCAATCATTTTAATGTGCACTCAATGTTTGATGTATTCCATTTTCTtataatgataatttatttttaaaattctaaataattttaaaatgatttatagccaaaattacattttaaaaattaaataattaaaattatactgcGTATAATAATTCACATTTAATTGtggaaaataaaaacaataagtCCGTATAACTAAATTCAATAA
Encoded proteins:
- the LOC110626741 gene encoding annexin D4 codes for the protein MAHPQQLEALTKAFSSGLGVDEKSLISILGKSHPQHRTTLRKSSPHLFIEDERSFERWDDHRINLLRHEFARFENAVVLWAMHPWERDARFVYEALRLGPQSYGVIVEIACTRSSEQLLGARKAYHSLYDHSIEEDVATHITGSERKLLVALMSAYRYEGPKVREDAAKSEAKLIANAIENGEKKNPIEDDELIRILTTRSKPHLKAIYKHYKEVSGRSINEDLDAADLILKETVECLCTPHPYFSKVVDEAMRKESDHNTKKALTRVIVSRADVDMKEIKEEYNSLYGVPLTQKIEDNANGNYKDFLLSLITRDEL
- the LOC110626742 gene encoding annexin-like protein RJ4 isoform X1, with protein sequence MSTLVVPANVSFVEDAETLRKACEGWGTNEKAVISVLAHRNATQRKQIRQAYWNLYQEELVKRLESELKGDFERAIYRWILDPEDREAVLANVAVKKSSDYHVIVEIACVLSAEELLAVRRAYQARYKHSLEEDVAAHTTGDVRKLLVGLVTAYRYEGADINARLAKSEADILQDAIKDKKYNHDEVIRILTTRSKAQLMATFNGFKDDQGTSITKALLGEHAENEYKRLLRIAIRCINEPLKYYEKVLRNAIRKFGTDEDAITRVIVTRAEKDLLHIKELYYKRNSVPLDQAVAKETSGDYKAFLLALLGKQD
- the LOC110626742 gene encoding annexin-like protein RJ4 isoform X2 translates to MGTLVAPANHVPAEDAESLRQAFKGWGTNEKAVISVLAHRNATQRKQIRQAYWNLYQEELVKRLESELKGDFERAIYRWILDPEDREAVLANVAVKKSSDYHVIVEIACVLSAEELLAVRRAYQARYKHSLEEDVAAHTTGDVRKLLVGLVTAYRYEGADINARLAKSEADILQDAIKDKKYNHDEVIRILTTRSKAQLMATFNGFKDDQGTSITKALLGEHAENEYKRLLRIAIRCINEPLKYYEKVLRNAIRKFGTDEDAITRVIVTRAEKDLLHIKELYYKRNSVPLDQAVAKETSGDYKAFLLALLGKQD